In Ignavibacteriales bacterium, one DNA window encodes the following:
- the sppA gene encoding signal peptide peptidase SppA: MLGVFLSFIFVFVIFVIFMTVLIAGLQTTKVEEIPQNSVLEIKLNYFIPERSFQSPLAVSSFPFISLRKQIGLNEIIDNIRKAKTDFKVKGIYINLNNFTGGGIAVIEPIRRELLDFKKSKKFIIAFGDNISQRAYYLASAADKIYMTPEGSLDFRGLSVEMMFFKNTLDKLEIEPQIFQAGEYKSATESFKSDKMSEPNRRQITELLNSINEHFLKELETTRKIPYDSLKLISSNFLVRTPEDARKYKLIDELIYKDQVFDEMKKKARTDRNKKLSTVSIEDYTNVNVDGGTSNYNRIAVIYAVGEIANVSGNESIIGTENITDAIKKARDDERVKAIVMRVASPGGDALTSDIIWREVALAKKKKPFIVSMSGVAASGGYYISCAADSIVAEPNTITGSIGVFGIIPNMKNFFKNKLGISFDRVNTGKFSDYFNVNRPLTVEEKKIVQSEVDRIYKSFVSKVSVGRRKSFEEIQKIAQGRVWTGLQAKENGLVDEIGGLKDAIRIAAAKARVKQYSIVEYPTLRSIMKTLLEDFSADAELSFLKLKLGDNFRAFDQLKQVGNLKGVQARLPVELDIN; this comes from the coding sequence ATGCTGGGGGTATTTTTAAGCTTCATCTTTGTTTTTGTTATCTTCGTAATTTTTATGACAGTTTTAATTGCAGGATTACAAACTACAAAGGTAGAAGAAATTCCTCAGAATTCAGTTCTTGAAATTAAATTGAACTATTTTATTCCAGAAAGAAGTTTTCAATCTCCGCTGGCAGTTTCATCATTCCCATTTATTTCACTTAGAAAGCAAATTGGTTTAAATGAAATTATAGATAACATTCGCAAAGCCAAAACTGATTTTAAGGTGAAAGGAATTTATATAAATCTAAACAACTTTACTGGTGGTGGTATAGCAGTAATTGAGCCTATTAGAAGAGAACTATTAGATTTTAAAAAGTCGAAGAAATTTATAATTGCATTTGGAGATAATATTTCCCAGCGGGCTTATTATTTAGCTTCTGCTGCTGATAAGATTTATATGACACCGGAAGGCAGCCTGGATTTTAGAGGATTAAGTGTGGAAATGATGTTCTTTAAAAACACGCTTGATAAATTAGAAATTGAACCACAAATATTTCAGGCTGGTGAATATAAAAGCGCCACGGAGTCATTTAAGTCTGATAAAATGAGTGAGCCGAACAGACGGCAGATTACTGAGCTTTTAAATTCAATCAACGAACATTTTTTAAAGGAATTAGAAACAACGAGAAAAATTCCCTATGATTCTTTGAAATTAATCTCTTCCAATTTCCTGGTACGCACACCGGAAGATGCCAGGAAATACAAGTTGATTGATGAATTGATTTACAAAGACCAGGTGTTTGATGAAATGAAGAAAAAAGCTCGTACCGACAGAAATAAAAAACTTAGTACAGTTTCAATTGAAGATTATACCAATGTTAATGTCGATGGTGGAACTTCAAACTATAACAGGATTGCTGTAATATATGCTGTTGGAGAAATTGCAAATGTTTCCGGAAATGAAAGCATTATTGGTACTGAAAATATTACAGATGCAATTAAAAAAGCCAGAGATGACGAACGAGTAAAAGCTATTGTCATGCGGGTAGCTTCTCCCGGTGGAGATGCATTAACTTCTGATATTATTTGGCGCGAAGTTGCTTTGGCAAAAAAGAAAAAACCATTTATTGTTTCGATGAGTGGAGTTGCTGCATCCGGAGGTTATTACATTTCTTGTGCTGCTGATTCAATTGTTGCAGAGCCCAATACAATTACAGGCTCAATTGGTGTGTTTGGAATAATTCCAAATATGAAAAACTTTTTTAAGAATAAATTGGGAATTTCATTCGACCGCGTGAACACGGGTAAATTTTCGGACTATTTTAATGTTAACCGCCCATTGACTGTTGAGGAGAAAAAAATTGTTCAGTCAGAAGTTGATAGAATCTATAAATCTTTTGTTTCTAAAGTTTCTGTAGGAAGAAGAAAATCTTTTGAAGAAATTCAAAAGATTGCACAAGGACGTGTTTGGACTGGTTTGCAAGCTAAAGAAAATGGATTGGTTGATGAAATTGGAGGTTTAAAAGATGCAATTCGTATTGCAGCTGCAAAAGCCAGGGTTAAGCAATACTCGATTGTGGAATATCCAACTCTTAGAAGTATAATGAAAACTTTATTAGAAGATTTTTCAGCAGATGCTGAATTATCATTTTTAAAATTGAAACTGGGAGATAATTTTAGAGCGTTCGACCAATTAAAGCAGGTTGGAAATTTGAAAGGTGTTCAGGCAAGATTACCAGTTGAGCTTGATATTAATTAA
- a CDS encoding VIT1/CCC1 transporter family protein has product MMTVNKKTAAIWIKHLQDEVDAAFLYRTLVALIKDEKEKDIYNQLAIIEDKHIAIWLEQMKLYDFKLAELKPSIKARFLAWYSRKFGTVMLSKLQLREEANEVKSYMGLYRSSNVSSTKNIALKLAKDSANHAGTLMNTFGIKGEPWHSSESGGLLRNIVYGFNDGLTANFGLIAGMIGAASAPHIILISGIAGIVADSLSMGSSGYLAAVSQKEVFDYERNMEKEEIRLMPELEAEEMAIIYEAKGMSKIEAKALANEIIKNPEQALDESVRDELGIVEAGGSPLKEGWITGTATAVGAFIPVLPFLFLTGTKAIWTSFLLAMITHFGVGAARSFFTGRSIFRSGFDMFVVGFGVAAAGYFIGEWIMKLF; this is encoded by the coding sequence ATGATGACGGTAAATAAAAAAACTGCTGCCATTTGGATCAAGCATCTTCAGGATGAAGTTGATGCTGCATTTCTTTATCGCACTTTAGTTGCTCTTATTAAAGATGAAAAAGAGAAGGATATTTATAATCAGCTTGCGATTATAGAAGATAAACATATTGCAATTTGGTTAGAGCAAATGAAATTATATGATTTTAAACTGGCTGAATTAAAGCCATCGATAAAAGCCCGGTTTCTTGCCTGGTATTCCAGAAAATTCGGAACCGTTATGCTATCTAAGCTTCAACTTCGGGAAGAAGCGAATGAGGTTAAATCCTATATGGGATTATATCGCTCATCCAATGTCAGTTCAACAAAGAACATTGCATTAAAACTGGCAAAAGATTCTGCAAATCATGCCGGTACCTTGATGAACACATTCGGAATAAAAGGAGAACCATGGCATAGTTCGGAATCCGGCGGATTATTGCGCAATATTGTTTATGGTTTTAATGATGGATTAACCGCTAACTTTGGATTAATTGCCGGAATGATCGGTGCTGCTTCGGCACCCCATATTATTTTAATTTCAGGAATAGCTGGAATTGTAGCTGATTCACTTTCAATGGGTTCGTCCGGTTATCTTGCTGCTGTAAGCCAGAAAGAAGTTTTTGATTATGAACGGAATATGGAAAAGGAAGAAATCCGCTTAATGCCGGAACTTGAAGCTGAAGAAATGGCAATTATTTATGAAGCAAAAGGAATGAGCAAAATAGAAGCTAAGGCTTTAGCAAATGAAATAATTAAAAATCCAGAACAAGCATTGGATGAATCTGTAAGAGACGAACTGGGAATTGTGGAAGCTGGCGGAAGCCCACTTAAGGAAGGATGGATAACAGGAACAGCAACCGCCGTTGGAGCTTTCATTCCTGTTTTGCCTTTTCTTTTTCTTACTGGAACGAAAGCAATCTGGACTTCCTTTCTGCTTGCAATGATTACCCATTTTGGTGTAGGCGCTGCAAGAAGTTTTTTTACCGGGCGCAGTATTTTCCGCAGCGGTTTTGATATGTTCGTAGTTGGATTTGGTGTTGCCGCAGCCGGCTATTTTATTGGTGAATGGATAATGAAATTGTTTTAA
- a CDS encoding DUF362 domain-containing protein produces MNKMDRRKFFKIFGLTSAGAALSPLLKNNILAKKLLPEKPSTNIKDALKYPRTSESMPGKFPGKVVQILNEKSIVENKFDQSEIDEMIKRGMLSLTGKDDINEAWRMFVSPKDKIGLKVNPVAGTLLSTSPEVVKAIIKQLEAADIPKENLIIWDRREFELNEVGFTDENFPGIKIIGTERKDKNGSFYNADGKLYGEEMIDRNWYYFADCEEKYDAETLPYMINEGKYSYFTKIATQMVDKIINIPILKNAGSSITLCLKNLAYGSISNTGRLHKELWAETCAEVCAFPPLRDKVVLNIVDGIKGCFQGGPGANPQFITNFKTILIGSDPVAVDRIGYDIILKKRLEEKIQKEDSPKGRFFLELAQNLQLGVADIEKIKLEKIEIK; encoded by the coding sequence ATGAATAAAATGGATCGCCGCAAATTTTTTAAAATATTTGGGTTAACCAGTGCAGGTGCTGCCCTATCACCATTACTAAAAAACAATATTCTGGCAAAAAAATTATTACCGGAAAAACCTTCAACTAACATCAAAGATGCTTTAAAGTATCCACGAACCTCAGAATCAATGCCCGGAAAATTTCCTGGTAAAGTGGTACAGATTCTAAATGAAAAAAGCATTGTAGAAAATAAATTTGATCAATCCGAAATTGATGAAATGATAAAACGCGGAATGCTTTCACTTACCGGAAAAGATGATATTAACGAAGCGTGGCGCATGTTTGTTTCACCAAAAGATAAAATTGGTTTGAAAGTAAATCCCGTTGCTGGAACATTGCTCTCCACAAGTCCAGAAGTTGTTAAAGCTATTATCAAGCAATTAGAAGCAGCAGATATACCAAAAGAAAATCTGATCATTTGGGATAGAAGAGAATTTGAGTTGAATGAAGTTGGATTTACTGACGAAAATTTTCCAGGCATAAAAATTATTGGAACGGAAAGAAAAGATAAAAATGGTTCCTTTTATAATGCAGATGGAAAACTCTATGGTGAAGAAATGATCGATAGGAATTGGTATTACTTTGCCGACTGCGAAGAAAAATATGATGCTGAAACTCTTCCGTACATGATTAACGAAGGAAAGTATTCTTACTTTACCAAAATTGCCACCCAGATGGTAGATAAGATTATTAACATTCCTATCCTTAAAAATGCCGGAAGCTCAATTACACTTTGCCTAAAAAATCTTGCCTACGGAAGTATTTCCAACACCGGCAGATTACATAAAGAACTTTGGGCAGAAACCTGCGCCGAAGTTTGCGCTTTTCCACCGCTGCGGGATAAAGTTGTTTTAAATATTGTAGATGGAATTAAAGGCTGCTTCCAGGGCGGTCCGGGTGCTAATCCACAATTTATAACCAACTTCAAAACTATTTTAATTGGAAGTGATCCTGTTGCAGTAGACAGAATTGGTTACGACATTATTTTAAAGAAAAGACTTGAAGAAAAAATTCAGAAAGAAGACTCTCCGAAAGGAAGATTTTTTTTAGAGCTTGCCCAAAACTTGCAGCTTGGCGTGGCAGATATTGAAAAGATCAAATTAGAAAAGATCGAAATCAAATAA
- a CDS encoding RNA-binding protein, whose translation MSTKLFVGSLPWSIDDKTLQTTFEAYGTVVSAKIVMDRQTGRSRGFGFVEMEDSSDAKKAMAALNNSELNGRNILVNEAKSKI comes from the coding sequence GTGAGCACTAAACTTTTTGTGGGAAGTCTCCCATGGTCAATCGACGACAAAACATTACAAACCACTTTCGAGGCTTATGGAACAGTTGTTTCAGCCAAAATTGTTATGGATCGCCAAACCGGCAGATCAAGAGGATTTGGTTTTGTTGAAATGGAAGATTCTTCCGATGCCAAAAAGGCAATGGCTGCATTGAACAATTCCGAACTTAACGGTCGTAATATTCTTGTCAATGAAGCAAAATCAAAAATATAA
- a CDS encoding TonB-dependent receptor, producing MNRLLLLLLIISSTAYSQIKISGNVKDKKGDPLRSANVYLKNTYDGASTNPEGKYSFITLETGDKILIVSYVGYKAQERNINIKKEEIREDFIMEEETSSLKAVVISAGSFEASDENKAVILKPLDIVTTGTTADIYTALNTLPGAQHIGETEGLFVRGGSASETKTIIDEMIVQSPFYSTVPDVASRGRFSPFLFKGTMFSTGGYSAQYGQALSSALILKSTDLAPDTRSSINLMVVGLGGSHVQRWENTSLAFEGGYYNLSPIFKLQKQRLDWDKAPSSGEGQVIFRHKTSTTGIFKVYTSYEESYSRLYLKNLDHLELRDKYGLTNNNYFLQTSFSDVLAKEWALFAGASYSRKHDMIDLNLDKIKIDDKMLQAKLTLSRKIVDGSFITFGGEVQNLINSEGFNEYDRKLDDVYAAAFAETDIFLSNDLAARVGARMENSGIIKKFNFAPRASIAYRLGQFDQLNFAYGIFYQTPEKEFLFETRNLNYERADHYIFNYQYLGDKITFRIEGYYKQYKYLVKKSDNPAIILSNLGKGYAKGIDIFFRANGILKNGDGWISYSYLDTKREYKDYPTLAEPTFATPHTFSAVFKQFLPNLNSMLSFTYSFATGRPYFNPNNPIFLEDKTKEYNNLSINYNFFKNIFGNFTVFFVSVENILGFNNVYTYRFSTDGKVKEVVGAPVLRSVFFGMFISLGENVSGF from the coding sequence ATGAATCGATTATTACTTCTTTTATTAATCATTTCTTCAACTGCATACTCGCAAATAAAAATAAGTGGGAATGTTAAAGATAAAAAAGGAGATCCTCTTCGCTCAGCTAATGTATATCTGAAAAACACTTACGATGGCGCTTCGACTAATCCGGAAGGGAAATATTCGTTCATAACTTTAGAAACCGGAGATAAGATTTTAATTGTAAGCTATGTTGGTTACAAAGCTCAAGAAAGAAACATTAATATTAAAAAAGAAGAGATAAGAGAAGACTTTATTATGGAAGAAGAAACGTCTTCACTTAAAGCTGTTGTAATTTCCGCTGGTTCTTTTGAAGCAAGCGATGAAAACAAAGCTGTTATTCTTAAACCTCTGGATATTGTTACAACCGGAACAACTGCCGATATTTATACCGCTCTAAATACTCTACCTGGCGCCCAACACATTGGGGAAACCGAAGGATTGTTTGTAAGAGGCGGTTCCGCTTCTGAAACTAAAACCATAATTGATGAGATGATTGTGCAATCACCGTTTTATAGTACAGTTCCAGATGTTGCATCACGAGGAAGATTTTCTCCATTCCTTTTTAAGGGAACAATGTTTAGTACCGGTGGTTATTCAGCGCAATATGGACAGGCTCTTTCTTCCGCTTTGATTCTTAAAAGCACTGATCTTGCACCTGATACCAGAAGTTCGATAAACCTAATGGTTGTTGGATTGGGAGGATCTCATGTTCAACGATGGGAAAATACTTCGCTTGCATTTGAAGGCGGTTATTATAATTTGTCACCAATTTTTAAACTTCAAAAACAACGATTGGATTGGGATAAAGCTCCTTCTTCCGGTGAGGGACAGGTTATCTTCCGTCATAAAACTTCTACAACAGGAATTTTTAAGGTTTACACTTCTTATGAGGAATCTTATTCAAGATTGTATTTAAAAAACTTAGATCATCTTGAATTAAGAGACAAATACGGTTTAACAAATAATAATTATTTCCTTCAAACAAGTTTTTCTGATGTGTTAGCCAAGGAATGGGCTTTATTTGCCGGTGCTTCCTATAGCCGGAAACATGATATGATTGACTTGAACCTTGATAAAATTAAAATAGATGATAAAATGCTTCAAGCTAAGTTAACTCTCTCAAGAAAGATTGTTGATGGTTCTTTCATTACTTTCGGTGGTGAAGTTCAAAATTTAATTAATAGTGAAGGATTTAATGAATATGATAGAAAACTGGACGATGTTTATGCTGCCGCTTTTGCAGAAACAGATATTTTTCTAAGTAATGATTTGGCAGCACGTGTAGGTGCCAGAATGGAAAATTCAGGGATTATTAAAAAATTTAATTTCGCTCCCCGCGCTTCAATTGCTTACCGACTTGGGCAGTTTGATCAACTAAACTTTGCATATGGAATTTTTTATCAAACTCCGGAAAAAGAATTTCTTTTTGAAACAAGAAATTTGAATTATGAACGAGCAGACCACTACATTTTTAACTATCAATACCTGGGAGACAAGATAACTTTCCGGATTGAAGGATACTACAAACAATATAAATATCTTGTAAAGAAGAGCGATAACCCAGCAATTATTTTATCCAATTTAGGCAAAGGATATGCAAAAGGAATTGATATTTTCTTTAGAGCAAACGGTATTTTAAAAAATGGAGATGGCTGGATTTCTTATTCATACCTTGACACGAAACGAGAGTATAAAGATTATCCAACTTTAGCAGAACCAACTTTTGCAACTCCGCATACTTTTTCTGCGGTGTTCAAACAATTCTTACCCAATCTTAATAGTATGCTCAGCTTTACTTATTCCTTTGCAACAGGCAGACCATATTTTAATCCCAATAACCCAATATTTCTTGAGGACAAAACAAAGGAATATAATAATCTTAGCATCAATTATAATTTTTTCAAAAATATTTTTGGTAATTTCACAGTGTTTTTTGTATCAGTAGAAAATATTTTGGGATTTAATAATGTTTACACTTACCGTTTTTCTACGGATGGAAAGGTAAAAGAAGTGGTAGGTGCACCAGTTTTAAGATCTGTTTTCTTCGGTATGTTCATCTCCCTTGGAGAAAATGTAAGTGGATTTTAA
- a CDS encoding thioesterase has product MKYEREYFIHYYDCDTNLNLNITSLLKYFEDIAILQSEDAGIGLKYYEKNNVAWMLYKWDVIINRYPKYKERIKIITEPVSFFRFYAYRSFEVKNLAGETLATANTLWFFIDTNSRKPTKIIEEMFSGYGISTEEKRELPIDEIKPFGKIDYEKEFFVRQSDIDTNDHVNNISYLAWALEVVPDFLFKDSILKRLKIYYKKETHYGSKIKSLVGINNELSKKICSHKISDGGDDICLLETQWEVK; this is encoded by the coding sequence ATGAAATACGAACGGGAATATTTTATCCATTATTACGATTGTGATACTAATCTGAATCTTAATATAACAAGTTTGTTAAAATACTTTGAAGATATTGCCATCCTTCAAAGTGAAGATGCCGGAATAGGTTTGAAATACTATGAAAAGAACAATGTTGCCTGGATGCTTTATAAGTGGGACGTAATTATAAATCGTTACCCTAAATATAAAGAAAGAATAAAAATAATAACTGAACCAGTTTCATTTTTCCGGTTTTATGCTTATAGATCGTTTGAAGTTAAAAATTTGGCAGGCGAAACGCTGGCTACCGCAAATACACTTTGGTTTTTTATTGATACAAATTCAAGAAAACCAACAAAAATTATCGAAGAAATGTTCAGTGGTTATGGAATTAGTACTGAAGAAAAAAGAGAGTTACCAATTGATGAGATAAAACCGTTTGGTAAGATTGATTATGAGAAGGAATTTTTTGTGCGGCAGAGTGACATTGATACAAATGACCATGTAAATAATATTAGTTATCTTGCCTGGGCTCTGGAGGTTGTACCTGATTTTCTATTTAAGGATTCCATTTTAAAACGGTTAAAAATCTATTATAAAAAAGAAACTCACTACGGCAGTAAAATAAAGTCATTAGTTGGAATAAATAACGAATTAAGCAAAAAAATATGTTCCCATAAGATTTCTGATGGAGGAGATGATATTTGTCTATTAGAGACTCAGTGGGAAGTCAAATAA